Part of the Pseudorasbora parva isolate DD20220531a chromosome 13, ASM2467924v1, whole genome shotgun sequence genome is shown below.
AGCGGGAACAAAGCAACAGTTTTCCATTTACAACTTGACCAGGTCAACcagatcagagagagagagagagagagagagagagagagagagagagagagagagagagagagagagagagagagagagagagagagagagagagagagagagagagagagaggagagagagagagatggtggCTGGGTGGAGCCACAGAATAAACATACAaataagcaaacaaacaaacaaacgatagatagatagatagatagatagatagatagatagatagatagatagatagatagatagatagatagatagatagatagatagatagatagatagatagatagatagatagatagatagatagatagataaggcaaggcaagtttatttgtatagcacatttcatacccaatggcaattcaaagtgctttacatagaaattaattaaaacagtggtaacaaatgcatgagaaaaaaaagaataccatatggacgaataaagaattaaaaacaagcatagttaaaacagtcgtaaagatatagtaataaaaaaaagataaaataaaataaaatggtcagatccacaataatggtctgatataaaaataaacattcttcagtttacagcctacatacatgtaccatcttaattagaacacctctcattcatttctttctcaaacacgttcataacatccattttaatcactattccctgatttttactcagaaaaccttcttgttaaaacccttactcactcatcataccctccacagatttacacatactcaaaccttattgtcaaacttactatttccatcaaacccagttttcactcgtcatattcaactcaaaagaacatataaaataaacaataaccagagataagaacaaaggtaaactaaaacaattataaaaagaataaagagataagatagggtgcaatcagtcggacatacagtgctcagagctcattcagtaaatgctcagctgaacagatgtgttttgagtctggatttgaatgtggctactgtaggagcaaatctgatctgttcaggaagctggttccaactgcggctggcataatagctaaaagcagactctccttgctttgagtgaactcttggtaatcataactgacttgatcctgctgatctgagtgatctgttgggtttatatttaatcagcatatctgcgatgtattggggtcctagctcattgagtgatttataaacaagtaatagtactttaaagtcCTAAATgcaactggaagccagtgtaaagacctgaggactggtgtgatatggtcatattttctggttctgctcacaatcctggcagcagcgttctgtatgagctgcagctgtctaatggtctttttgggaaggccagtgagaaggccattacaatagtccaccctactggtgatgaaagcatgaacgagtttctctaagtcttgcctggagacaaaacatctaatccttgcaatatttttcagatgatagtatgctgatttagttattgctttgacatgactactgaaactcaggtcggactgtaaaatcactccaagattcctgacttgattttttgttatcaggcctttagcctcaagatatgcgttcaccttgagaatttcatctttgtttccaaatgtagtgatttcggttttgtctttgtttaactgaagatagttttggcacatccagttgttaacttcatcaatgcatttgcacagggagtcaatggggctgtagtcattaggtgatagtgctaagtagagctgggtgtcatcagcatagctctggtaagcaatattgttctttttcattatttggctcagtggcagcatatacaggttaaacaggagtggtgcaagaatggatccttgtgggactccgcatgtcatggatgtccactcagacttatggtctcctatactcacataataacctctcccttctaagtatgatctgaaccatctgaggaccatcccagaaagcccaacccagttttccagcctgtctagaagtatgttgtggtcaacagtgtcgaatgcagcactgaggtccagttgtaccgaatatcatttataatctttatgagcgctgtctctgtactgtgatgtggacggaaaccagattgaaaattgtcaaagtatccatttgagcgtaagaatttgttcaactgattgaaaacaactttttcaatgattttgcctatgaaggggagatttgagattggtctgtagttgctcagtatggagttatccagatttctctttttcagaagaggcttaactattgcagttttaagggcggttggaaaagtcccatagagaagtgaggagtttaccacttctaggagatctgcttctaaacagttaaacacacttttgaagaaagaagtggggagtgtgtctagggcacatgttgatgttttaagatgctgtactgtgtcttctaaaattttgcagtcaatagcgtcgaaatctgacatggtaattatccgagggtttggtatgatctgactgaccccagagcaactagaggatgtgctgatcgcctttctgatattattgattttctctgagaagtaggaagcaaactcactgcacttactgtctgagagcatttcactaggagtctgactcggggggtttgttagtctctcgacagtagcaaaaagagtgcgcgtgttgtttatgtttctgtttataatatttgagaagaaggtctgtttagctttgcctagttcaacattgaaagcatgaagggtgtctttatagatgttataatggactacaagttttgtcttccgccacatgcgttcagattttctgcattgtcttttcattatttgaactgctgttgagtttctccatggtgccttttgtttggtactctttttcctgacttttagaggagcaatattatcaattacactcttaacttttgagttaaaggagtcaaggagaaaatcaacagagtctgcagatatgcttggtgttagagataaagccttcataaacagcacattagtgttctcatttaagcatctctttttgacagagacagatctagcttcaatggcaggagagattgatatgtcaaagaaaatacagaaatgatcagacagtgccacatccttaataacaattgatgaaatgtttagacccttagtgataagtaaatctagggtgtgtccacgattgtgtgtgggtccatttacatgctgtgtcaaatcaaaagtgttaagaacagtcatgagctcttttgttttactggattcaatattgtctatgtgaatgttaaaatccccagcaatagcaaaacagtcaaactctgaggaaattattgataacagttctgtaaagtcctcagtgaagcctgcagagtatttcggaggcctataaataatgataagcaggatgcgtggagaaccttttaacacaatacccagatattctagagacaaatagtcaccaaatgatacttgcttacattgatagaaatctttaaaaagagcagcaacacccccacctctcctaacagatctgcaaacactcataaaagtaaagttaggaggggctgctaGTTAGGAGCGctgtgttgatttgctgaagttgaagttatgagataaaatatagaagcgaTAGAGCAAAGCGCGGAGCAGTAAGCAAGAGCGTCCGAACAGTAGCGATGCAGGAAGCAGAACGCTACTGCTTCCTGCATAGAACGCTACTGCTtcctagatagatagatagatagatagatagatagatagatagatagatagatagatagatagatagatagatagatagatagatagatagatagatagatagatagatagatagatagatagagacagcatgatagacagatggatgggtAGATGGAGCACCAGAACgacagaatgacagacagacagataaatagaatgacagacagacagatagatagcgTGACAGCaagatagacagatggatggatggctaacttaataaaaataaataaatataccaCAACAACAAATACCTAAATGTAATgacaaaaacaataacaaagcAAACAAAGAGCAATGTAATCTTTCAACAGTAACTGTCCTTTATTTAATGCCATTATAAATCTATAAAGCAAACCAAACAAGACAAGCAACAATACATCCAATTGAAACTGAGTTCTTTCCTACGGGAAAGATATTTGGGGAGACTGATAGACCGATGCATGATACATAGACAGACCAGGTGTTAATTATTCATTCTTCTAACACTTAGTAAATTCACAAGCTGAAAACACACAGTAAAAGCACATGGACTAACCATGGCAACGAGAAATCATGGGAACCACATTCCCGCAGGGCAGATGCATAACACTAAACACAATGAGTCAGAAACGAGGTGTGTCCTTCCCTAAGTAACAATCAGACTGCCTGGCACTCAGTGAAACTTTAGAAAGGGATGTGTGTGGTACAGCTGTCCCTCTGGGATGACCTGTGGAAAACCTTAGCTGTTACTGCCATTGCCggacatcaaaaaaaaaaaagaaaaaagttccAACTGCATTTCCTCACATGCTTGAATGTGTCCCTTggattattctttttttaaacatcaaaGTACTAAAGCATAGTTTTTGGTCTTAAGGAGACATCCAATTCACATTCAGACCTTCTTTTGATTATAAAGACTGAGGTCATAACATATTTGCATTCAAAATTGGCAcaaaagtacaaataaatatacaaataaaacagttttaaaacaAAGGAAAACATATTGCCTACCAAATATTACAGGTTTTCTTGGAAGTCTTGTGTACATTTTTTGCACtagaacaaaaaaacacaaaaaaaacaggtCTTATTACTGTAGCTATCTTCTGCCAATTTCAGGCACAAtttccaaaataaaaattgttttccTCCTTTAGTGATAAAGAGCATCCCTCTCAGGATATCCCTACCCCACCaaaaaaaatagagagagagagagaaaagaacaTGGTAACAATAGCCAGTTACTGTTTGTTACTAATTTatatctaataataataatatgggATCTGCTAAAGATAATGTTTATCAGGTAGGTCTCTCTCGCTAACCAaactaacattttaaaatacataggATATGTagctatttataaaataaaaatgctgacgACAGTGGTGACTAATATACAGTTGTATTGTagtggacccactttatattaggtggccttaactactatgtactaacattttaatcaataatttgatacaacgcacttattgtgtacatatatgtttttacattgtactaacattttacaaaatacctgcatgtaattacgtctgtaattaatttctataggtacattacacagttggcacttcccttacccataaccctacccataaactgacccatatcaccaaacctgtccctaactctacccgtatcccacctcaatatcagcagaagtgctttgcaatacaatttgaacacagtaagtataTTGTAGttatttttgatgtaagtacatagtacttaagccacctaatataaagtggggcccactttattttagtgtcattgttacatgtGTATAGTTGTTATAGTAATACCTCTAaataatgcataattacatgcaactaaccctaaaccaacccaAAACCATATAGTAGCCCAAGTACAgttaatattataattacagtgtaacaaagacaccttcaaataaagtgtaaccaagaAAGTTAACTCTTGGTTAACACGGTAATCTTTCTTAGGAGGATGTATCTTTCAACTCTTGAgcatattatgttttataaataCATATTATAACCAGTCACAATTTACAAACACAACAAATATTGTTTCCGCCTCAGCGCTCTCAAACATTTCTCTCAGGATTTCCCTTGGCAAATTCGACCACCCACGAAGCATAAACTTCTGCAAACGGTTAAAACGTGATTTTATAACACTTACAGTGTTCAGCACGAGCATGGTTTggtcaaaataaagtaaatttaACTCACCTCTTCACTGAGAAGTACTTCAGTCAGTGTCAAAACTCAGCGAGGTCCTAGAAAACATCTGTCCAACATCCAAGTCAGCTCAAATATTACGTATCATACTTACAAACATCCATGCTTTTATAAATTCACATTTTCCTTGCACTTTCAAACGCCCTGCACTGCATTACGCACATTTTTGGCAACCGCTCTTCGAGAGGCAAACGGCTCCATCATTTACATGACAAAAGATTCACTCAGAATTTATTACTTTCTTTTGTTATTTGTAATCAGGCTGGACAAATGAAAACGGCTAGCTAGCTGTGTCATTGAAACCAGACCAAAAATATCAAATCAGAAGAATCAGACTCCAAAGAGCAAAATTCTAGTCTGCTTCACccagcaaaaaagaaaaaagaaaaaagaaagtttaTTATCCCATATTACATCACAAAATTGGAAACGTCCACGTCCTACGCGCTATGCATGGTTTCACAGATATATCGTTCAAAAGTGTAATGTGTCAGCAAGATTGCTTTATGGAAATTAAAACTTTTACTTACAAGAcatttttagacatttattataatacaaCATATTTCTATTTCATATAAAAATTCTAAAGAATTCAAATATTTAGCAACATAATTGTTCCCAACATggataattataaatgtttcttgaacagaaaatcagatttctgagggatcatgtgacactgaagactggagtaatgatgctgagcCTTGTTATATCACTGTTTTTTATCAATTAAATGCAGTTTTGGGGAGTAAGAGAAACTTCTGACAAACATTAATACGTTTGTATGTTTATGTAACAACGCACACATGCTAATTatgttgaaaaaataaataaaaaaaataataataatagacaataaaaaaaacaatgctatGATGAATTCTGAAAACTTGCAAACCAAAACCACCAGCAACAATATCTTCAATATGAAACTGCCTGTGAATTCATAGATTCTGCCTACATTCATGGTCCAATACCCCTATATTGTACttgctttttgaaaaaaataagtgCATCAGTGGTATGTACGGGTTTTGCTGTTGTCAGCAGTGTCTAGAGTTTTCACAACATTACACAGAAAGGTAAGTTCTGGTTTAATCATTGAATCACTATGCATGTTACTTGGTAGCAACATAATTATGTGTAGTGTATGAGTAAACCTTCGTGGCCGGATTCAGCTGTATATCAGTGGAGTCAGGGCTTGTACCAGGTGTGTCTTCAATCTGAGTCACACTGACGCACAGTCAGCGCACACTGCTGCACTCGCACAATACCCATCTCTCAATCTCAGCTGGCAAACTCACTCCTGTGTGTCAACTGATTTACCTGGGGCCATGCACAAATCaaataatagtaaaaacacCCTTTGTTACAACCTTGCGTTTGATCAGAAATACAATTTGACGGATCAATATAAGAGTGGGGTAAGATGAGCCACCATAATTTGCTTTCCTTTAGCTAGGAGAATAAGCAAAAacaaatgttatttatatttcaGAATGTCTGTTAATGACTGAAATGAGGAGAACGCATATAGAATCTGTTTTAATGAGGTCATAATAGCAAAGAAGAAAATAActcttatatttaatattatggtTAAGCTGAGCCATGTCAAGGGGTAAACTGGGGAATAGACTACAGTTCAAACATTTGAAAGATGTTCTTTAAAGAAAATAACACTTTTATTcaccaaggatgcattaaattaatctaAGTATTACAAAAAcacttcaaataaatgctgatcTCATgacctttctattcatcaaagaatcccgAACATTGTCTTGCACAAAATTTTACAAACCcattgcagaatctgtgaaaattatttcaacaaaataagatggatcatacaaaatgcatgctATTTTTTAATTAGTACTATCCTTAATATGATATTTTACATACAAGATGTTTgcatatagtccacaagactatcagctgaatttataaaaaaagttccctgttcaaaagtttatgaacccttgatttttatactgtgttgttacctggatgatccacggctgttttgtgtgttttgcgATGGTTGTCCCTTGTTTGCCagcagttaaactgcccaatgctcttcagaaaaatcctccaggtcgtacagttttccagcatcttttgcatatttgaacccttttcagcagtgactgtatgattttgagatccatctgttcacacagacaaactttaaaaaaaagtttgaaacattcactgatgcacCAGGAAATACAATGCATTAAGAGCTAGGGctgaattatttttgaatttgaagaTCAAGGTAAATTGTATTCAATTCATCTTCTGAGCAGTActaaactaattttaaataaatatatataaacaaaataagaaaaatgtggACAACAATAtcctatttaaaatgttaatgcagggttccttctggagcatcattgaatgttttttttttttttttaagttaaccaTTTTATGGTTTCAAATGAACTTGTCATTCATTCTAACGTTACACTAATTTGTTAATGTGTGCAATGTTTTATCTGAAAGAATAGTACACCtaaagcagtggttctcaaacaaAGTGCTGGCACCCCCAACATTGCACATAatgtatgtctccctcatcaaaTACAACCATTTCAGGTCATCAGCTTATTAGTAGAGATTCAAAGACCAgaaatgggtgtgtcagacAAAAGAGAACCAAAAGAGCACCAAAATTAGTGTTAACCACTAATAACGATAGTGGGAACCACTCACGTTAGAGTAACCACCACTAAGAGTGAAGTATCTAGATCAAGGGCAGTAGGTTTGAACACACAACCTTCTGATTATCAAGCCCACATCTTTAACCACTAGCCTGTACCACCACATTCTCAGCAGAAGGTTTTAAAAATAACCAAGGGAAAGTGCCAGAAAATAATCTCATTGCTCAGGATTTCTTAGGTTGAACGAAAGTTTGGATGGCTCAAGTTCAGAATGGAAAAGGTATCAGGTGGATATAAATCAGTAATGCATCTAGTGAACGCACACCATCTTCCAATTTCAGAAGCAAAACAACACATTCCACATCCACAACAACGTTCAACACTACCGACATCACATCCTATGGCTTTCTTCATCCATCCTTTTAGATTTAAATTAAACACAGAAAGCAGAGTTACCAATTTTAACAGCTTTGCAATtatacaaaaaacatttattttacactgGTGATCTACAGAGAAGCCACAGAGTCGTTTTAATATatacatgttttaaaaaaaagacctaGTTGCATtgctaaaattaaataaaaagggTAGAAGTGACAgaagaaaaactgtaaaaatgaACTTGCACTAAATGATAAGACCCCCTTCAGTCTATACAACAAATGCAATAATACAGTCACAATTAGCCCTGATCAGTTGTAATAAAATACCAAATGAATACTCCAGTGATGTTTAATTCGTGTACTGTGACGTGACCTATCCAAAACATGAAAATGGAAACAGACAGTAGGCAAACCTGACTGGACTTCTATCAAACATTGAATGATTActaaaaggaaaaataaaatcacTTGATAAATTATTGCAGGTTTGAAAGAGTTTTCATATGTTGGACATGAAAGTTCCGATGACTTGCGATGTATGACAGCTGCAGGATAATTTTTACATACATGAACTCAATGGAAAACATCTGGGCAAAGACAACCAAGaagtttaaatacaaaaaaagtatcGCCCATCAGACAAAAGCACTTGAAATAGCTAGTGAAAGTTGAACACAAATGTCTGGTACAATTATGCCGTAATGAAGATGTATCCAAAATATTCTCTTTCTGAAAATGAGATAAAGACCATCTATTCCAGTTGTCAGACAGTTTAAAATAAGCTGTTGCTCATGTGGTTTACATGTGGCCCTGCAATTGACTATCAATCTGGCAAACGGAAGTGACATCCCATGTCTTTTtccaacacttttttttcctgTGTCATTGCTTAGCTTTTTTGAGAATGGTTCCCACTGCAGAGATGACTGTGGTCTTGGTGCCGCTGGCTGTTGTGGTCACAGAGACGACTCCAGGGAGGGTGGCAGTGGTGGTGAGGAGGGCGGGTTGTGCCAGGGTCACTGGCACTGCTGAGTCCCATTTGCTCTTCCTCTTCTGAGCATCTGCTGGGTCAAAGCACTTTGGTTAATGCTTCTGTAAACAAACCTAGTTGAATTAAACCAAAGACCGAAGATGTAGGGCAGTCACGAATCCTCAATAAAATTTGAGTACTCGATTTATAAAAGTCCTCGATTGTAATTTGCCTGTCGGAAGTGGCAAATTCCACGGACGAGATTCCATGAAGGGCATTATTAGACGGTTTTCAAAGGTGCTATTGtgaacatataaatatatatgcgcTGAGGGTTTTAGGGTCAAGCTTTAAAGatacagtgtgtaatatttaggaggacttattgacagaaatgcaatataatatacataactgtaTTTTTACTGGTGTATAAATACCTTACATAATGatctgttatgtttttattaccttataATGAGCCATTTCTACATCCTACATCTACATTCACCACCAGTCCCCTTAaagtgaagtcaccattttgtaCCGCCATGTACAGTTGCCataaacggacaaacttctctacagagcactAACTACTTTCTGCTGTGCCAGACggacgacatctttgtcctgcgtcggccactgtagcttctctgtgtttcgaaagggaggggtgagcggtgggTGGTTGCCATTCAcaaacctcaccactagatgccactaaaatgtacacactgcacctttaagaacataatttctttaagttcttttttaagttcatcagttctttaagaattattatttctgtattacttTTCACAGCTGGGCTTggcttgcttgtttgtttttttataacgATGAATTCTATTCAGTTCTATTATAGTGGCTGTAGCATTTCTATCTTAAATAAGATAAAGATTTAAGTAGACAGTTTCATTAAATATTGTTTGCCCAATATTAAATAAGGATTTGATCTGCTGTAAAATGTAACAACAATCGACTACATAAgatgattatttattatttattcattacatTATGCATTTTAACAGTCTTGGCTTATGGCTTATGTAACTATTATCAAAGTGGTGACACTAGAAATAGAAATATACTGACAAATTTTAtcttaaatttttaatttaaaatgtttcacattttcataaataatgaatagtactgttaaaaaaaacctaatatactgtatttaaaaaaaatagtaaagCCTCAAATCTTacggtctttaaaaaaaaagaaaaaagaaagaccaTACTCACTTTGTGTGACCCAAAATCTATAAGctatttattcattaaaataattgtatttgatAATTAGGATAAATCATTTACAGAAAGAAAGGAAGATCTCTTTTACATCATTTTtagtaatacattttttcaataataataatcataaaaataatcAGTTGAATAGGCTGTTACTATATAACAACAGCCTACTGATGTTGCAATTTCCtcactttaaatgtttaaagCCCTGATTTTTTGCATCAAGCACTCAATCATGCACTGTACCTGTGGATGAGGCAGTTGATGTGTTTGTGGCCAAAGCTGCTGCATTACCAGTGGTGCCTTTTTTGGTGCCCGTCACAAATTCAATCTAAAGACACATGGGTAAAACATGGTAAAATGGGCCATTACAGAACAAACTaacttttaatatttaaaaataaataaataatagtaaaaataGGTGGAGTGCCTCAAGGTTTTAACCTTGGTCTTTTcctttttggctttttccagTTTGTCCATCTCTACCTTCTGAGCTTTGGCTGTGGAGAAGACAGGACACAAATGGTTAACAGATGTTGTCAATTTAATCCACACAGATGTCAAATCTAATTTCAAGCAAAACCTACCTAGTGCCTCATAATACGAATCCTCCGACCAGCCATGGGGATCAAACATGTCCTATGGAGAAGTAAACACAAAAAGTTTTATAAAACAGCAATTTGCATCTACATGTTATTAAAACGTAAGCATTACATACTTTTGGATAATTGGTTCCAAGTTCATCGATTCCACAGAACTGGATTAGCTTCTCATAAATactataaacacaaacacatggtTAGGTtgcaaacaaataaaacattataaaaatataatctgCATCAGGTTATGTCTGGTGCCTGATGGGTCATTAACACTTGTTATCTCCAGACCTTGGGTTGCGAAACTCTTTCTTCTTTTGAATATGGCTGTTTGTATCAAAGTCTCCATGAAGCTTCCGCTCGTAAAGTTTAAAGATCTTTTCCTgcaaacagaaaatgtacaaCAGTCTTATTCACCTAAATATTTTTCTGATCATTACTGATATTGAATGCATATATAAACTTGTTAAATGAGCAAATTGTCGCACTGCAAAACAAATACTGCTTTGCTCCAAATGTTGTGAGACACTAAGAATGAATAAAGTCTTTGTGCGACTGAGTTTCTAGAACTAGAGGGTGATTTTTGACAACCGGACTCCAAGAAGCACTTGGAGATGTGCcattttcagtttttcacaTTCCAAGAgctcaaataaattaaaaaagtcctTTGTTGACAGTTAAGTCACTGATCTTACTTCATTTGTACAAAATGTACTACAAGAAAGTTAGCAGGAAAACCAAC
Proteins encoded:
- the sap30bp gene encoding SAP30-binding protein, encoding MASKRSALLSSLAAYGDDSEQDSDPDTDDQESESHGGLVSASYGEDDVSRVEEPDEKPSENEDSDEDSTRNSEEEESDSGRTQEDVKDVLEVEVKDPNELVAQFSEKVRNMSPDEIRIPPEPAGRCSSHLQEKIFKLYERKLHGDFDTNSHIQKKKEFRNPSIYEKLIQFCGIDELGTNYPKDMFDPHGWSEDSYYEALAKAQKVEMDKLEKAKKEKTKIEFVTGTKKGTTGNAAALATNTSTASSTDAQKRKSKWDSAVPVTLAQPALLTTTATLPGVVSVTTTASGTKTTVISAVGTILKKAKQ